The nucleotide window ACGGCGGCGCGGGGTCGTCCCATGGGGGACGGGCGGCCGGCCGTCGGAAAGCGATTTCGCTCAGACGTGCCGGACCTTTCGCTCGGCTGAACCGACTCGAACAGCCGGGGTAGGCGACGGCAGTCCGACCGTCGGAGCCGCGTCGATCACCCGTCGATCCGTTCGTAGACCACGAAATCGAAGTCGTCCCGTTCCTCACGGTCCACCTCCCGCCATCGCCCGCGGGTCCACTCCGGGAACACCGTGTCCCCCTCGTGGGCGTCGTGGAGTTCGGTGAGGACCAGCCGGTCCGCGCGGTCGAGGAACGCCTCGTACACCGCGCCGCCGCCGGCGACGTACACGGTGTCCGCGCCCGTCGCCTCGGCCGCCGCGACCGCCTCGTCGGGGGAGCCGACGACGACGACCCCGTCGGGCAAGTCGGACGCGGGAGTGGCGTCGGGACCCCCGCCGAGGTCCGGGGCGGACCGGGAGAGGACGATGTTCGTCCGGCCGGGGAGCGGCCCGCCGAGGTCGCGCGCGATGGACTCGTAGGTGCGACGGCCCATGACGACCGGGCTCCCCATCGTCGTCTCCTTGAAGTGCCGGAGGTCCTCAGGGTGGTGCCAGGGGATGTCCCCGTCCGCGCCGATGACGTCGTTGGCCGCGACGGCGGCGATGATGACCAGGTCCATCGCTCACTCGGCGACCGCGAACCGGATTCCCTCGGCGGGGTCGTACTCGCGGAGGCGGACGTCGTCGTACGTCAACTCCTCGAGGGGCTTGTCGGCGACCTCGATGAGCGGGCGCTCGCGGGGCTCACGCGAGAGCTGGCGGAGCAGGCCGGGGACGTGGTCCATGTCCTCCTCGTCGTCGGCCTCGGGCGGGGCCTCGCGCTCGACCCAGTCGGCGACCTCGCGGTACTCCGCGCGCTCGGTCACGTCCGCGAGTCTGTCGGCGAGGTCGTCGCCGTGCTCGCCGTACCAAGCCCCGCGGTCGCCGCTCCCGCAGTAGACGTGCGCGTCGGTGACGGTGTGGGCGAAGGTGCCGGGCTCGAACCCGGTGCGCTGGGCGACGGCGGTGAGCAGCAGCGAGTAGGCGGCGACGTTGAACGGGACGCCGAGCGCGATGTCTCCCGAGCGCTGGACGAGCTGGAGGTTCAGCCGGTCGCCTTGGACGTTGAAGATGAACGTGTAGTGACACGGCGGGAGCGTCGAGACGGTGGCGTTCGCGGGGTGCCAGGCGTTCACGACGATCCGTCGCGAGTTGGGGTTCTCCCGGAGCATGTCGAGGACGTACTGGATCTGGTCGAACGTGCGCTCGTCGTCGTTCACCCAGCGGTGGCCCTCCTCGGCCCAAGTCTCGCCCGGCAGGCCCTCGTCGGGGATGGGGTAGCGCCGCCAGAACCGCCCGTAGGCCGTGTCGAGGTTGCCCTCCTCGTCGGCCCAGGCGTTCCAGATGCCCGTCTCCTCCCGCAGGGTCCGAATGTGCTGCTCCCCGGAGAGGTACCAGAGGAACTCGTGGATGAGCGAGTTCCACCGGAACCCCGAGAGGTCCTTCGTCGTCAGGAGCGGGAACCCCTCGGCGAGGTCCACCTCGTACCCCTCCGCGAACGAGGAGAGCGTGTCGACCCCCGTGCGGTTGGGCTTGTGCGTCCCGGTCCGGAGGACGCGCTCGACGAGGTCGAGGTACTGTTGCATACCAGGCGAGGGTACCCGCCGGGAGAAAAAACATTCTAGTGCGGTTACCCGGTCGCGATGCGGACCGACGCTGGAAGCACCTCAGAAGTGGCCCCGCAATTGGGTTGTGGGTATCGGCCGGCTGTGGTGGCGCGTGCCGGCTGGCACGGAGGCCAGCCGGCACGCGCGCGAGGGATAATGTGAGCCGAAGGCAAGCGAATCGGCTGGGGAGGGTGAGGTCTTTCATCACGCTCAGGGTAGTGGTCCACTTGGGTAGTGGTCCACTCGTCGTCACGAACAGTGTGCAACATAGCAACTGAGACGGGGTATCGATGCGAAACGCGAAGTCCCACCCGGACGAACACACGCCAATGATCCGGAACCTCGCCGCCGGCGTGCAGGCGTTCACGAGCAACGCGTTCCTCGTCTCCGGCGACCCGCGCGCCGACGCCCCGCCCCGAACGGAGGACGGCGAGCCCGGGAGACGCGTCCTCGTCGACACGGGGTCGAACTTCGACGTCGCCTCCCGAATCCGCGAGCACGTCGATGACCTGGACGCCGTCGTGCTCACCCACACGCACCCGGACCACGTCGGTAACCTTGCCCACGTGCGCGACGCGTTCGACGTGGAGACGTGGGGGTTCGACACCGCGCTGGACGAGGTGGACAACGAACTCCCGGACGGCGGGACCGTGACCATGGGGACCGCCGAGTACGAGGCGCTGCACACGCCGGGCCACAAGGACGACCACCTCTGCCTGTACGCCCCCGACGCGGGCGTGCTGTTCGCCGGCGACCTCGTCTTCCAGAACGGCGGCTTCGGCCGCACCGACCTCGCGGAGGGGAACCGCGAGGCTCTGATCGACAGCATCGACCGCGTGTACGGACGGGTCGGCGACGACCTGCGCGAACTCCACGTCGGGCACGGGCCGAGCGTCCTCACGAACCCGTCGCAGGACGTGGAACTGGCAGCGCGCTCGGCCCGAATGGGATAGGCAGGCGGTCGGGTTGCTCGACTACTCCCCCGCGACGCCGAGCAGCGCGTCGTATGCTGACCGATTCGCGTCGGAGACAGAGTCGGGGTCGGCGCGCTCCGGCCCCGACAGCGCGGGGAGCGCGTGGGTCGAGACGGGGTCGACCATCCTCGTCACTGGCTCGACGCGCTCCTCCAGTTGCCCCTCGGCGTCGCTGCCGGCGGCGGCCGCTCGCGCAGCCTCCCAGCGGTCGCCGTCGTACACCCGCGCCCGACCGGGTTCGACGGCCGCCACCGCGTCGTAGTCGACGCCGGCGCCGGGAAGCGGGTCCGCGACGTCGCCGTACGACTCCACGAGCGCCGCGTCGGCCGCGCGGACGCGCTCGGCCACGCCTTCGAGCGCCGGGAGGTGGATCGCCTGCATCGCGTCGTTGAACGCCTCGACCGAGTCGACGTCGCGCGCGTCGGCGACCGGCAGTCGCTCGCGAATCGGGTCGGGGAGGTCGACGTTGGCGTTGCGGACCCACGTCGTCCCGTCGGGGGTCGACACCCGGTCGAGGAGGAACGTCCGGTTGGGGTCGCCGAGCATCCCCGTGCGGCCGGGCGTCGGCCGCCAGAGCCGGTGGACCGGGTTCCGTTCCTCGGGGACGCCGCCGGCGACGTCGGTGAGCCGACGGACGTCCTTGCCGTACAGTCGACCGTCCGCGGTCGCGGCCAGCACGTCGTCGTGGTCGAACCAGTAGTCGTTGCCCGCGCGGGGCTTGAACGGCTCGACCGACCGACCCGAATCCGGGTCACCGACCCCCTCCGCGGCGAGGCGGGCCGCCAGGCCGACCGCGAACGTCGTCTTCCCCGCGTCGACGCGGTCGCCCCCGGCGACGAGCAGTCTCATTCCTCGTCGTCGAGGTCGCCGGCCTCCTCGCGGCCGTAGTAGCCCGGTTCCTCGTCCGTCCGGGGCTCGGCGACGACCAGGTCGTCGGCGTGACGCATCACCCACGGGATGGTCCAGTCGAGGAGGATCTCCTCGGTCCCCTCGTCGATGTTCGCGTCGGGTTCGAGCCCCTGGAGGAGGCGCGCGATCTCGTAGACGGTGTACATCTGATCCTCCTCGAGGAGCTCCTCTGGCGTGTAGAAGTCACAGGGGTGGAGTTCCTGGAACTCCGACTTCGGTGTCGGCATGCCTGGAGGTAGGACGCGCGCCCCGTAAATACCGACGGATGCCCTCCGCGCCGTGTCCCGCCTCGCGGCGCTCCCGCCCCCACGAGGGCACGGTTGCAGCGAATCCTGGGTCTCCACCGTACGCAGCCGTAGCAGTTCCTGAGGTATCGGAGCGGACGGACGAACGTGACGGTGAACGAGATCAGACAGGACGGATGGACGGGACGCGTGTCGGACGCGTTCGCGGACCCGAACGGTTTTGACCCGAGATGGAAAGGCGTACCGTAGCATGGACGAGGCGAAGGACGAACTGATCGCGTCGCTCCGGGAGTTCGGCGGCGACGCCCTCCGGGACGCGTGGCTGTTCGACGAGGAGACCCACGAGTCGCTGTACGTCCGCGAGGACGTCGAGCGTCGGGTGGCGGACGTCGACGTGTCGGGATACCTGGACAACGAACGGTACGGGTACGTGACCCGACGGACCTTCGAGGAGCTCCACTACACCGGCTACAACTACACAGTCAGGGGGTTCGACGCGTTCACGCAGTTCAGGACGTTCCTGCTCGCGGGCGATCGCCGTATCGGACTGCTCGCGAGCTTCGACCCCGGCGAGAACTACGACTTCGACGACCTCTCGAACCGGATCGAGGACCTCGCCGAGGGCGCGGACCGGTTGGAGCTCGGCGGGAGCGGCGGCTGAGCGGTCGGGTCGAAAGAAAGTGGAGGTCGACGCAGTCGTCGTCGAACGACTTACTCGAAGAGCTCGGTAGCCTGCTCGTACCGGGACGACGGCTCCTCCCAGTCGACGACCTCGAAGAACGCGTCGATGAAGTCGCCACGGGCCGGGCCGTAGTCGTAGTAGTACGAGTGCTCCCAGACGTCCAGCGCGACGAGTGGGTGGCTGCCCCAGAGCGCGCCCTGGTCGTGCTTGTCCACGACGACGTTCTGCAGCTGGTTGCTGAACGAGTCGTAGACGAGCAGCGCCCAGCCGCTCGCGTTCTTGGCCGCGGCCTCGAACTCGCCCTTCCAGGCGTCGTACGAGCCGAAGTCCTCCTCGATGCGGTCCGCGAGCGACCCGGACGGCTCGTCGCCGCCCTCGGGGCTCATGTTCTGCCAGAACAGGGTGTGCAGGATGTGCCCACAGCCGTTGTGGGTCACGTTGCGGAGCGCGCTGCCGGAGGAGCCGAAGTCGCCGGACTCGCGGTTCTCCTGCAGCGTCTCCTCGGCCGAGTTCCAGCCGTTGACGTAGCCCTGGTGGTGGGTGTCGTGGTGCCACGTCAGCACCTGTTCGGAGATGTGTGGTTCGAGCGCGTCGTAGTCGTACGGAAGGGGATCGAGTTCGTGTTCGCTCATAGAGTCACCTCGTCCGGTAGATGGTTCGGATAGCTGTTAAATGTTGAGAAAGGGTTCGGGAATCCGTCACACGGGAGGCCCAGCGCGCGCGAACCCATCGGGCCACATCGAAGGTGAGAGGACCCCTCACCGCGAACGCCTCCCCGTGCGCGAATGGCGCGGCGTCGGGATGGTCGGCGGGTGGCAGTTGACCGCCAGCCTCTGCTTTTATGCGGTGTTCGCATCGACCGGGTTCATCCGCGAGGGGTTCGGTCTCTCCGGCTTCCTGACAGGTATCGCCGTGACGGCAGTGATGCTCGGCTACACCGTCGCGCTTGCCGGTGCCGGCGCCGCGGTCGACGCCTACGGCGAGCGCCCGGCGATGCTCGCGGGGCTGACGCTGCTCGGCGTCGGCATGGTCGCCGTCGCGGTCGCGCCGACCTACCCGTGGCTGCTCGCCGCGCTCGTCTTCGTCGGGATGGCGTACGCGACGGCGATGCCCGCGACGAACCGCGCCGTGCTCGTCGTCGCACCCGAGGGGCGGCGCAACATCGCGATGAACGTGAAGCAGGTCGGCGTCACCGCCGGGTCGGGGCTCTCCGCGCTGCTCGTCACGACCGCGGGCACGAACGGCGACTGGCGCACCGGCTTCCTCGTCGCGGCGGCGGTCGCCGGCGTCGTCGCCCTCGCGTTCGGCTGGGACTACGAGGGCCGGCCGGGAAGCGGCGTGCTCTCGTTCCCCGACGTTCACGGGCTGCTCGACGTGGACGGCTACCGGGGGTTGCTGCTCGCGGGGGTGTTCCTCGGTGCGGCGGTGTTCACCACCACGGGCTACCTCGTCGTCTACATGCAGGACAGCACCGTCGCCGCGGCGGCCGGCTTCGCCGGGGCGACGTTCGCGGGCGTACAGGTGACCGGGAGCGTCGGTCGCCTCGCCGGAGGGGCGATCGCCGACAGGCTCCCGGGCCAAGCGGACGCGAGCGCGCTCGTGCTCGTCGCACAGGCGGTCCTCACGGGCGTCGGCTTCGTCGCCGTGGCGCTCGCCGGTGCTCCCGTCTCGGCCGCGGTCGCCTTCCTCGCGCTCGGACTGTTCGTCCTCGGCTTCCCAGGCGTCTACTACGCCTGCCTCACGGGGCTCGTCCCGGACGACGAGGTCGGCGCGGCCACGGCCGGCGGCCAGGCGGCGATCAACGTCGGCGGCCTCCTCGCGCCGCCCGCCTTCGGCTACCTCGCCGACGCAATCGGCTACGCCGTCGGGTGGTACGCGCTCGCTGTCGTCGCGCTGCTCGCCGCGCTGTCGGTGCTCCCCGTCGCCAAGTCGTGAGTCAGTCCGCGGGCTGCGGCGTGTACGCCTCGTGCTGGCGTCGGTACTCGAGAACGGTCGCCACCGCCTCGGCCACCTCGGCGCCCGCCTCGCGCTCGACGACGTGGAGCGCGAGGTCGAGCCCTGAGGTGACGCCGCCCGCCGTGAGCACGTCGCCGTCGTCGATCACCCGCTCCTCCCGCACGTCGGCGTCGGTCCCTCGGAGGTCGTCGATCGCGCCCGCGTGGGTGACGGCCGGCCGGCCGGAGAGCAGCCCCGCCTTCGAGAGCAGCATCCCGCCGGTACAGACGGAGGCGACCCGGGCGCCGGCGTCGTGGTGCGCGGCGATCGCGTCGGGGATCTCCCCGCGCTCGTACTCGGCCCACGCGCCGGCCTCGCTCCGGTCGTTCCAGCCGCCGCCAGGAACGACCAGGAGGTCCACCTCGCCCGGGTCGGGGAGGAGGCCGTCGACCTCGACGCGCATGCCGTGGCTGGCGGTTACGGGCCCGGTGCCGTCGAGCGAGACGAGCCGCGCGTGCAGGTCGGCGCCCTCGTCCTCGGCGTAGCCGAACACCTCGAACGGACCGACGGCGTCGAGTTCGTCGAACCCCTCGTACAGCAGAATCGCGACGTCCATACCCGACCGTGGCAGGCCGGAGGGAAAGCCGTATCGCGGTCGGCAACGGCGGGGCCCGATCGAAACGGTTGACGAGACCCCGTCCGTGCGCCGACACATGGGTCGCTGTCCCGGCTGCGAGTCGGAGATCCGCGAGGTCGTCGAGAGCGACACCGACGCGCGCTACAACGGCGACGCGACGGTGTGGGAGTGTCCGAGCTGCGGCGCCATCCTCGGGGTGTCGGAACGCGGCGTCTGACTACCCGCCCGACCCGTCGTCCCCGCGGGCTCGCTCGAACATCCCGATGGCCGCCTCGCGCGCCTCGGCGTGGTCGACGATCGGGTGCGGGTGGTCGGCCGTCCGCTCGCGCTGCTCGTCGGTGAGGTCGGGCCAGCCGTGGACCTCCTCGGCCGGGATCCCCTCGAACGCGGGGACGTACTCGCGGATGTACTCGGCGTCGGGGTCGTAGCGCTCGCCCTGGGTCGTCGGGTTGAACACGCGGAAGTACGGCTGGGCGTCGGTCCCGGTCGAGGCGGCCCACTGCCAGCCACAGGAGTCGTTGGCGGCGTCGTGGTCCACGAGCAACTCGCGGAAGTGGGCGTACCCCTCCCGCCAGTCGACCCGGAGGTCCTTCGTGAGGAACGACGCGACGATCATCCGGACCCGGTTGTGCATGTACGCCTCCTCGCGAAGCTGCCGCATTCCCGCGTCGACGATAGGAAACCCCGTCTCGCCGACCTTCCACGCCCGCAGCGCTTCGGGGTCCTCGCGCCACTCGATGGGGCGTTCGTACGTCCGAACGTTCTCGGACACGACGTTCGGGTTCGCCCATAGAACCTGCGCGTAGAACTCCCGCCAGGCGAGTTGCGAGCGGAACTCCTCGACCGACTCGGCGGCGCCATCGTCGGGCGCGTCCGCCGCGGCCGCCTCGACGGCCTCGGACACCTCGCGCACGCCGATCGTCCCCCACTTGAGGTCCGCCGAGAGCCGCGAAGTCCCCTCTCTCGCCGGGTATTCACGCGCCTCCTGGTACTCGTAGATGGGTCCGTCGAGGAAGGCATCGAGCCGATCGTGGGCAGCGTCGGTCCCGACCCTCTGCAGGACCGCGTCGGGCTCCGCGAAGCCGAGGTCGTCGAGATCGGGGAGCGGGTCGGCGGGGAGGTCGTCGGCCGGCACGAGCGACTCCGGGCCGGGCGCCGGGTACGGGTCCGCCTTGCTCCGGTCGCGCCACTTCTTCCAGAAGTAGCTGTACACCGAGTACGGCTCCCCTTCGTTCGTCGTGATCGTTCCGGGTTCGTGGTGGACGGCGTCGTGGAACGCCCTCGCGACGAGGCCGTCGTCCTCCAGCGACCGTCGGACCGCCGCATCGCGCTCGCGCGCGAGCCCGGAGTAATCCTCGTTCCAGTACACTCCATCGGCGTCGTGGTGGGAGGCGAGCCGGGGAAGCTCCTCTGTCGGGTCACCGCGGACGACGAGGAGGTCCGAACCGAGACCGCGGTACGTCGCGCGCAACGAGGCGAGGGCGTCCAGCATGAACCGGACGCGGGTCGCGCCCGCGTGTTCCAGGACGCCGTCGTCGACGACGAAGGCCGGGAGGACGGTGTCGTCGGCCGCGGCCGCGGCCAGCCCCCGGTTGTCGGCGATCCGGAGGTCCCGCCGGTGCCAGAAGACGCGCATGCCAGACAGGACGGCCGCGTCGTTCCTAACGCTACTGGACCGGCACCACCGCGGAGGGGTGGCACGTCGAGGAGGGGGGAGGTTTCTTACGGGTCGCCCGGTTCCAGGGGGGTATGACGCAGTTCGACGTGTCGTTGCCCGTCGCCGCCCAGCCCTCGCTCGACGATATCGTCTCGCTCGCCGAGACCGCGGAGGGTCACGGCTACGACCGCGTCTGGCTCCCGGAGACGTGGGGCCGCGACGCGGTCACCACGCTCGCGCTCGTCGCGGAACGAACCGACGAAATCGGTCTCGGGGCGTCCATCCTCAACGTCTACTCCCGGTCGCCGACGCTCGTGGGCCAGACCGCCGCCAGCCTCCAGGAGGCCAGCGACGGCCGCTTCCGCGTCGGCCTCGGCCCCTCGGGTCCCGCGGTGGTCGAGAACTGGCACGGCGTCGACTTCGACGATCCGCTGAAGCGCACCCGCGAGTACGTCGAGGTCGTGAAGCGCGTCCTCTCGGGCGAGGAGGTGCGCTACGGCGGCG belongs to Halorarum halophilum and includes:
- a CDS encoding dihydrofolate reductase; amino-acid sequence: MDLVIIAAVAANDVIGADGDIPWHHPEDLRHFKETTMGSPVVMGRRTYESIARDLGGPLPGRTNIVLSRSAPDLGGGPDATPASDLPDGVVVVGSPDEAVAAAEATGADTVYVAGGGAVYEAFLDRADRLVLTELHDAHEGDTVFPEWTRGRWREVDREERDDFDFVVYERIDG
- the thyA gene encoding thymidylate synthase — its product is MQQYLDLVERVLRTGTHKPNRTGVDTLSSFAEGYEVDLAEGFPLLTTKDLSGFRWNSLIHEFLWYLSGEQHIRTLREETGIWNAWADEEGNLDTAYGRFWRRYPIPDEGLPGETWAEEGHRWVNDDERTFDQIQYVLDMLRENPNSRRIVVNAWHPANATVSTLPPCHYTFIFNVQGDRLNLQLVQRSGDIALGVPFNVAAYSLLLTAVAQRTGFEPGTFAHTVTDAHVYCGSGDRGAWYGEHGDDLADRLADVTERAEYREVADWVEREAPPEADDEEDMDHVPGLLRQLSREPRERPLIEVADKPLEELTYDDVRLREYDPAEGIRFAVAE
- a CDS encoding MBL fold metallo-hydrolase is translated as MIRNLAAGVQAFTSNAFLVSGDPRADAPPRTEDGEPGRRVLVDTGSNFDVASRIREHVDDLDAVVLTHTHPDHVGNLAHVRDAFDVETWGFDTALDEVDNELPDGGTVTMGTAEYEALHTPGHKDDHLCLYAPDAGVLFAGDLVFQNGGFGRTDLAEGNREALIDSIDRVYGRVGDDLRELHVGHGPSVLTNPSQDVELAARSARMG
- a CDS encoding ATPase, producing MRLLVAGGDRVDAGKTTFAVGLAARLAAEGVGDPDSGRSVEPFKPRAGNDYWFDHDDVLAATADGRLYGKDVRRLTDVAGGVPEERNPVHRLWRPTPGRTGMLGDPNRTFLLDRVSTPDGTTWVRNANVDLPDPIRERLPVADARDVDSVEAFNDAMQAIHLPALEGVAERVRAADAALVESYGDVADPLPGAGVDYDAVAAVEPGRARVYDGDRWEAARAAAAGSDAEGQLEERVEPVTRMVDPVSTHALPALSGPERADPDSVSDANRSAYDALLGVAGE
- a CDS encoding DUF5827 family protein, which translates into the protein MPTPKSEFQELHPCDFYTPEELLEEDQMYTVYEIARLLQGLEPDANIDEGTEEILLDWTIPWVMRHADDLVVAEPRTDEEPGYYGREEAGDLDDEE
- a CDS encoding DUF7522 family protein — translated: MDEAKDELIASLREFGGDALRDAWLFDEETHESLYVREDVERRVADVDVSGYLDNERYGYVTRRTFEELHYTGYNYTVRGFDAFTQFRTFLLAGDRRIGLLASFDPGENYDFDDLSNRIEDLAEGADRLELGGSGG
- the sod gene encoding superoxide dismutase — encoded protein: MSEHELDPLPYDYDALEPHISEQVLTWHHDTHHQGYVNGWNSAEETLQENRESGDFGSSGSALRNVTHNGCGHILHTLFWQNMSPEGGDEPSGSLADRIEEDFGSYDAWKGEFEAAAKNASGWALLVYDSFSNQLQNVVVDKHDQGALWGSHPLVALDVWEHSYYYDYGPARGDFIDAFFEVVDWEEPSSRYEQATELFE
- a CDS encoding MFS transporter, producing MREWRGVGMVGGWQLTASLCFYAVFASTGFIREGFGLSGFLTGIAVTAVMLGYTVALAGAGAAVDAYGERPAMLAGLTLLGVGMVAVAVAPTYPWLLAALVFVGMAYATAMPATNRAVLVVAPEGRRNIAMNVKQVGVTAGSGLSALLVTTAGTNGDWRTGFLVAAAVAGVVALAFGWDYEGRPGSGVLSFPDVHGLLDVDGYRGLLLAGVFLGAAVFTTTGYLVVYMQDSTVAAAAGFAGATFAGVQVTGSVGRLAGGAIADRLPGQADASALVLVAQAVLTGVGFVAVALAGAPVSAAVAFLALGLFVLGFPGVYYACLTGLVPDDEVGAATAGGQAAINVGGLLAPPAFGYLADAIGYAVGWYALAVVALLAALSVLPVAKS
- a CDS encoding DJ-1/PfpI family protein → MDVAILLYEGFDELDAVGPFEVFGYAEDEGADLHARLVSLDGTGPVTASHGMRVEVDGLLPDPGEVDLLVVPGGGWNDRSEAGAWAEYERGEIPDAIAAHHDAGARVASVCTGGMLLSKAGLLSGRPAVTHAGAIDDLRGTDADVREERVIDDGDVLTAGGVTSGLDLALHVVEREAGAEVAEAVATVLEYRRQHEAYTPQPAD
- a CDS encoding cryptochrome/photolyase family protein; this encodes MRVFWHRRDLRIADNRGLAAAAADDTVLPAFVVDDGVLEHAGATRVRFMLDALASLRATYRGLGSDLLVVRGDPTEELPRLASHHDADGVYWNEDYSGLARERDAAVRRSLEDDGLVARAFHDAVHHEPGTITTNEGEPYSVYSYFWKKWRDRSKADPYPAPGPESLVPADDLPADPLPDLDDLGFAEPDAVLQRVGTDAAHDRLDAFLDGPIYEYQEAREYPAREGTSRLSADLKWGTIGVREVSEAVEAAAADAPDDGAAESVEEFRSQLAWREFYAQVLWANPNVVSENVRTYERPIEWREDPEALRAWKVGETGFPIVDAGMRQLREEAYMHNRVRMIVASFLTKDLRVDWREGYAHFRELLVDHDAANDSCGWQWAASTGTDAQPYFRVFNPTTQGERYDPDAEYIREYVPAFEGIPAEEVHGWPDLTDEQRERTADHPHPIVDHAEAREAAIGMFERARGDDGSGG